The Candidatus Limnocylindrales bacterium genome has a segment encoding these proteins:
- a CDS encoding phosphoribosyltransferase: protein MEIRFRDRREAGRILGQRLATYANRQDVLILALPRGGVPVAFEVAKALKAPLDVFVVRKLGVPGDEELAMGAVATGDVCVLNEDVIRALKIPETVIETVTEKEKRELERREFIYRGNRPPLDVRARTGILVDDGLATGSTMRAAVAALKQQQPARIIIAVPVAAPSTCEELRAEVDEIVCLATPEPLFAISLWYEDFSQTTDEEVRNLLEQAMEGSSANYTNSSPQ from the coding sequence ATGGAGATACGATTCCGAGATCGAAGGGAAGCGGGTCGTATACTAGGTCAGAGGCTGGCAACTTATGCGAATCGCCAGGATGTATTGATACTTGCGCTCCCACGGGGGGGTGTACCGGTAGCTTTTGAAGTGGCTAAAGCCCTTAAGGCTCCACTGGATGTATTCGTCGTACGTAAGCTTGGCGTACCCGGTGATGAGGAACTGGCAATGGGAGCCGTTGCTACAGGAGATGTATGCGTGCTTAATGAAGATGTGATTCGGGCTTTGAAGATACCTGAGACGGTTATTGAAACGGTTACAGAAAAAGAAAAGCGAGAACTTGAACGGCGTGAGTTTATTTATCGAGGGAATCGTCCCCCGCTGGATGTACGTGCACGTACTGGTATTCTGGTAGATGATGGCCTTGCGACAGGCTCCACCATGCGAGCTGCAGTTGCTGCACTCAAGCAGCAGCAACCTGCCCGAATTATTATTGCGGTTCCCGTTGCCGCACCTTCGACCTGTGAAGAGCTCCGGGCTGAGGTAGATGAGATTGTATGCCTGGCAACTCCGGAACCCCTCTTCGCCATCAGCCTGTGGTATGAGGATTTCTCACAAACAACCGATGAAGAAGTCCGTAACCTGCTGGAACAGGCCATGGAGGGATCTTCTGCAAACTATACGAATTCATCCCCACAATAA
- a CDS encoding TetR/AcrR family transcriptional regulator, translating into MGIEKLRTEIRREQIVQAALNLIASHGMRKLSIAGVARRVGLVPSAIYRHFKNKDEVLDATLEFIRNRLLDNVKEVFEETPDPLERLRRLLMRHVRLIRENQAIPLVIFSEEVYHGSPERKARVRGIMQGYLDRVGDIVRQGQREGRIRSEIDPKTISLMFIGLFQPAAIFWHISDGGFDVTKHTEKAWKVFSKAIQRG; encoded by the coding sequence GTGGGTATAGAAAAACTGAGGACAGAAATCAGGAGAGAGCAAATCGTTCAGGCGGCCCTGAACCTGATTGCCAGCCATGGCATGAGGAAGTTAAGCATAGCCGGGGTAGCTCGCCGGGTTGGTCTGGTTCCCTCTGCCATTTACCGCCACTTTAAGAATAAGGACGAGGTATTGGATGCGACTCTGGAATTTATCCGAAATAGACTCCTGGACAACGTCAAGGAGGTCTTTGAAGAAACTCCAGACCCGCTGGAGCGTCTCAGGCGATTGTTGATGCGCCATGTCAGACTGATCCGAGAGAACCAGGCCATCCCGCTGGTTATCTTTTCTGAAGAGGTCTACCACGGTTCCCCGGAGAGAAAAGCCAGAGTTCGTGGAATTATGCAGGGGTATCTGGATAGGGTGGGGGACATTGTTCGCCAGGGCCAGCGGGAAGGGCGTATACGTTCCGAGATCGATCCGAAAACAATCTCTCTGATGTTTATAGGTCTGTTCCAACCGGCGGCGATCTTCTGGCATATAAGTGATGGAGGGTTCGATGTAACAAAGCATACTGAGAAAGCCTGGAAGGTTTTCAGTAAAGCGATTCAGAGAGGTTAA
- a CDS encoding multifunctional oxoglutarate decarboxylase/oxoglutarate dehydrogenase thiamine pyrophosphate-binding subunit/dihydrolipoyllysine-residue succinyltransferase subunit, which produces MKEKMSDKDLKIMQFGFNSDFVQDLYEQYLKDPSAVSESWRRFFAGYERDFQAGNGGAPGEDKRPEVRSRKPEKEELSTAYRSLPTGEIKALRGVMAKIAENMEASLTLPTATSVRVIPVKVLEENRRIINQHLSLMGQGKASYTHIIAWAMVKALKDYPNMNSAFMVLNGEPHRVQRTEVNLGLAIDVEQKDGSRVLLVPNIKNAHKMNFLEFLKAYNDVVQRARSGKLTLQDFQDTTISLTNPGMIGTVASVPRLMPGQGAIIATGAIDYPAEYQGMSEETLSQLGVSKVMTLTSTYDHRIIQGAESGSYLARIHQLLQGEDGFYEQIFTDLKLPHEPVHWERDENKELLDLTRNLEAIEKQARVLQLINAYRVRGHLLADLNPLGYEPHYHPELDPAQYGLTIWDLDRKFITGGLGGQSVATLRDILDTLRETYCGKIGVEYRNIQNPEQKLWLQERMESCRNKTQLSREAKRRILLRLNAAEAFEKFLHARYVGYKRFSLEGAETLIPMLDALLDEAAEQGVVEVVMGMAHRGRLNVLANIIGKSYEKIFSEFEEYIDPTAPQGSGDVKYHLGATGFYETPTGKKINLSLASNPSHLEAVNPVVEGMTRAKQERIGDTNRKKVIPVLIHGDAAFAGQGIVAETLNLSQLRGYRTGGTVHIVINNQIGFTTSPEQARSTLYATDIAKMLQVPIFHVNGDDPEATVHVVKLAFAYRQKFATDVVIDLICYRRHGHSEVDEPSYTHPVLYKKIQEHPSVRQIYTEQLLRDNELKPEEAEEMAADFHKRFEQALEVVKSLKPTTTPRLSKNPLIDVAKPKPKELSDTGVEKDRLILITERMTTLPSDFKLHPKLHGFLEKRRAILTNPQAPIDWAFAEALAFGSLLTEGIHVRLSGEDSARGTFSQRHAILYDYETEQEYVPLNHLEPTQAKFDVFDSLLSEAAVLGFEYGYSVADPSTLVLWEAQFGDFANGAQVIIDQFLASSEEKWGQSSDIVLLLPHGYEGQGPEHSSARLERFLQLCAKDNIQVCNCTTPAQYFHLLRRQVYDGTCKPLVIATPKSLLRHPRAVSTLEEMIKGHFQEILDDTLLNSKEPVTRVILCNGKVYYELLQEREKRQIRHMALLRLEQLYPFPEARLQELLRTYPNLQELFWVQEEPQNMGAWGYISPRLCKLLRQDLSFFPKLRDAEPIYVGRPESASPATGSLKIHQEEQRQIIETALKG; this is translated from the coding sequence ATGAAAGAGAAAATGTCGGATAAAGACTTGAAAATAATGCAGTTTGGATTTAACTCCGACTTTGTCCAGGATCTTTATGAGCAGTACCTGAAGGACCCTTCAGCGGTAAGTGAGAGCTGGCGGCGGTTTTTTGCGGGTTATGAACGGGATTTTCAGGCAGGTAATGGAGGAGCCCCTGGAGAGGACAAAAGACCGGAGGTTAGAAGCCGGAAGCCGGAAAAAGAGGAACTATCCACGGCTTATCGTTCGTTGCCTACGGGAGAAATCAAGGCCCTTCGGGGAGTTATGGCCAAGATTGCAGAGAATATGGAGGCCAGTTTAACCTTGCCGACGGCTACGTCTGTTCGTGTGATACCGGTTAAAGTACTGGAAGAAAATAGGCGGATCATCAATCAGCACCTGAGTTTGATGGGACAGGGGAAGGCTTCTTATACCCATATTATTGCCTGGGCGATGGTTAAAGCCCTGAAGGATTATCCCAATATGAACTCGGCCTTTATGGTCTTAAACGGAGAACCCCATAGGGTTCAGAGGACCGAGGTCAATCTGGGGCTGGCAATAGATGTTGAGCAAAAAGATGGCTCCAGGGTTTTACTGGTACCTAATATCAAGAACGCTCATAAAATGAACTTCCTTGAGTTTCTGAAGGCGTATAACGATGTGGTTCAGCGGGCTCGCTCGGGTAAGTTGACACTCCAGGATTTTCAGGACACGACCATTAGTTTAACCAATCCTGGAATGATAGGTACGGTAGCTTCGGTCCCAAGGCTTATGCCAGGACAGGGAGCCATTATCGCAACGGGTGCGATTGATTATCCGGCGGAGTATCAAGGGATGTCCGAGGAGACCCTCTCTCAGTTGGGGGTCAGTAAAGTCATGACCCTTACCAGCACCTATGATCACCGGATCATTCAAGGGGCCGAATCGGGTTCCTATCTGGCTCGAATTCATCAATTGCTCCAGGGAGAAGATGGCTTCTATGAACAAATCTTTACGGATCTTAAGCTACCCCATGAACCTGTCCACTGGGAACGTGATGAGAATAAAGAGCTCCTGGATTTAACCCGTAACCTTGAAGCTATAGAAAAACAGGCCCGGGTGTTACAGCTTATCAATGCTTATCGAGTCCGAGGGCATTTACTTGCAGATCTCAATCCTTTAGGTTATGAGCCTCACTATCATCCCGAGTTGGATCCGGCTCAGTATGGATTGACCATTTGGGATCTTGATCGAAAGTTTATTACGGGAGGATTGGGAGGCCAGTCGGTTGCTACCCTGCGGGATATTTTGGATACCTTGCGGGAAACTTACTGTGGGAAAATCGGTGTGGAGTATAGAAATATCCAAAACCCGGAGCAAAAGCTGTGGCTTCAGGAGCGGATGGAGAGTTGCCGTAATAAAACCCAGCTCTCCCGTGAAGCCAAGCGCCGAATCCTCTTAAGATTGAATGCCGCCGAGGCCTTTGAGAAATTCCTCCATGCCCGATATGTGGGTTATAAGCGCTTTTCCCTGGAAGGGGCTGAGACCCTGATTCCTATGCTCGATGCCTTATTAGACGAAGCCGCGGAACAGGGAGTGGTGGAAGTCGTGATGGGGATGGCCCATCGGGGACGATTAAATGTATTGGCCAATATTATCGGTAAATCCTATGAAAAAATCTTTTCGGAGTTCGAAGAATATATAGACCCGACCGCACCTCAAGGTTCCGGAGATGTCAAGTATCACCTGGGAGCTACCGGATTCTATGAAACTCCCACCGGTAAGAAAATCAACCTTTCGCTGGCCTCAAACCCAAGTCATCTGGAAGCCGTCAATCCGGTCGTAGAAGGAATGACCCGGGCTAAACAGGAGCGGATCGGCGATACCAACAGGAAAAAGGTCATCCCGGTCCTAATCCATGGGGATGCTGCCTTTGCCGGTCAGGGCATTGTGGCTGAAACGCTTAACCTCTCTCAGCTTCGAGGATATCGTACGGGGGGTACCGTTCATATTGTCATCAATAATCAAATAGGTTTTACCACCTCTCCGGAGCAGGCCCGTTCTACGCTCTATGCAACCGACATTGCTAAAATGTTGCAGGTACCCATATTCCATGTTAACGGGGACGATCCGGAAGCAACGGTCCATGTGGTAAAGTTGGCGTTTGCCTATCGGCAAAAGTTTGCAACCGATGTAGTTATTGACCTTATTTGCTATCGTCGCCACGGTCACAGCGAAGTGGATGAACCCAGTTACACCCACCCTGTGCTTTATAAAAAAATCCAGGAGCATCCCTCGGTCCGGCAGATTTATACCGAACAGCTACTTCGAGATAACGAATTGAAGCCGGAGGAAGCTGAAGAAATGGCGGCAGATTTTCACAAACGCTTTGAACAGGCCCTGGAAGTGGTCAAGTCCCTCAAGCCCACAACGACCCCTCGTCTATCCAAGAATCCTTTAATAGACGTGGCAAAACCAAAGCCTAAAGAACTTTCAGATACCGGGGTCGAGAAAGATCGATTAATCCTGATTACAGAGCGAATGACTACACTTCCCTCGGATTTCAAGCTGCATCCCAAACTTCATGGGTTCCTGGAAAAACGGAGAGCCATTCTCACCAATCCTCAGGCTCCTATAGATTGGGCCTTTGCCGAGGCCCTGGCGTTTGGTAGTTTGCTGACCGAAGGAATCCACGTAAGGTTGAGCGGAGAAGATAGCGCCCGGGGTACTTTTAGCCAGCGCCATGCCATTCTCTATGACTATGAAACCGAACAGGAATATGTCCCCTTGAACCATCTCGAACCTACCCAGGCAAAGTTTGATGTGTTTGATAGTCTTCTTTCTGAAGCAGCCGTACTCGGTTTTGAATACGGATATAGCGTTGCGGATCCTTCCACTCTGGTGCTTTGGGAAGCCCAATTTGGTGATTTTGCCAACGGAGCTCAGGTCATTATCGATCAATTCCTGGCCAGTTCCGAAGAAAAATGGGGTCAGTCCAGTGATATTGTCCTGTTACTTCCCCATGGCTATGAAGGACAGGGGCCAGAGCATTCTTCTGCTCGACTTGAACGATTTTTACAACTCTGCGCCAAGGATAATATTCAGGTCTGTAATTGTACAACCCCGGCCCAGTATTTCCACCTCCTGCGTCGTCAGGTTTATGATGGAACCTGTAAACCCCTCGTTATAGCCACCCCAAAGAGTCTGTTGCGACACCCACGGGCAGTTTCAACCCTTGAGGAGATGATAAAGGGTCATTTTCAGGAAATCCTGGATGATACCCTATTGAATTCTAAAGAGCCGGTAACCCGGGTTATTCTGTGTAATGGTAAAGTTTATTACGAGCTCTTACAAGAGCGAGAAAAACGTCAAATCCGTCACATGGCTCTGCTACGTCTGGAGCAACTCTATCCTTTCCCTGAAGCCCGGCTTCAAGAACTCTTACGAACGTATCCCAATCTGCAAGAGCTTTTCTGGGTACAGGAAGAGCCTCAAAATATGGGTGCCTGGGGTTATATAAGTCCTCGCCTGTGCAAATTACTCCGGCAAGATTTATCCTTCTTCCCTAAACTCAGAGATGCAGAACCCATCTATGTGGGTCGTCCAGAAAGTGCCAGCCCTGCAACCGGCTCTCTAAAGATTCATCAGGAGGAACAAAGACAAATTATTGAAACGGCCCTTAAAGGATAG
- a CDS encoding dihydrolipoamide acetyltransferase family protein, with translation MKVSVTIPQLGESVVEGTILEWHKKEGDFVKKDEVLLVLSTDKVNAEVPAPATGKLSRILFAEGETVPVGAEVASIETEVEEGRGDTETGERGETETRGRGEIERQEEIEVQRQEDRKVEMTSPRPRISPLARAIAEKEGIPLEEIEQKQGSGPSGRIMKQDILADLKTKRRIQETKPEPIPSPSQVLEEEVQKPEGKEREIGFRQPGISAIPRLRVLGPQLVPHATALIEVDMTRIVRHLEKTQGEKIIRSSEWVFLPFVLVATVKALKQFPTLNGLIEDGTIALKESVHIGFTVPLEDRVVVPLIKEAQGLNLLGMSKAIEDLIYRAQTRKLEPEELQGGTFTVSNAGAFGVVVDAPLIQPPQIGILGIGAVKKRPVVVEDMIGIRWMMYASLSYDYRAVDGSTAAQFLQAFARNLETMELDY, from the coding sequence ATGAAAGTCAGCGTTACAATCCCCCAATTGGGAGAAAGTGTAGTCGAAGGGACGATTCTGGAGTGGCACAAAAAGGAGGGAGATTTTGTAAAGAAGGATGAAGTCCTTCTGGTCCTGAGTACGGATAAAGTAAATGCAGAAGTGCCGGCTCCGGCCACAGGAAAACTCAGTCGAATCTTGTTTGCCGAGGGAGAGACGGTCCCTGTGGGGGCAGAAGTCGCCTCGATTGAAACAGAGGTAGAGGAGGGACGTGGGGACACGGAGACAGGAGAACGCGGAGAGACGGAGACACGGGGACGTGGAGAGATAGAGAGACAGGAGGAGATAGAGGTGCAAAGGCAGGAGGATAGAAAGGTGGAAATGACATCCCCACGTCCCCGTATTTCTCCCCTGGCCCGGGCTATCGCCGAAAAGGAAGGGATCCCTCTAGAAGAAATCGAGCAGAAACAGGGAAGTGGTCCGAGTGGTAGGATCATGAAGCAGGATATTCTGGCAGACCTGAAAACGAAAAGAAGGATTCAAGAAACGAAACCCGAGCCGATTCCTTCTCCCTCTCAGGTTCTGGAAGAAGAAGTGCAGAAACCAGAAGGTAAGGAAAGGGAAATAGGGTTCAGACAACCTGGTATCTCTGCGATCCCACGTCTCCGGGTCTTAGGCCCCCAGCTCGTACCCCATGCAACCGCTTTGATAGAAGTAGATATGACGCGGATCGTCCGGCACCTGGAAAAAACCCAGGGAGAGAAGATCATAAGATCGTCTGAGTGGGTCTTTCTACCTTTTGTCCTGGTGGCCACGGTTAAGGCGCTCAAGCAATTTCCTACCTTAAATGGTCTTATAGAGGACGGAACGATTGCTTTAAAGGAATCTGTCCATATCGGCTTTACAGTACCTTTGGAAGATAGGGTTGTTGTACCTCTTATTAAAGAGGCTCAAGGCTTAAATTTATTGGGAATGTCCAAAGCCATTGAGGATCTGATTTATCGGGCTCAAACCAGGAAACTCGAGCCTGAAGAACTCCAGGGAGGAACCTTTACTGTCAGCAATGCCGGGGCTTTCGGGGTTGTGGTAGATGCTCCCCTTATTCAACCTCCCCAGATTGGGATTTTAGGAATTGGTGCAGTTAAGAAGCGACCCGTGGTCGTTGAGGATATGATCGGCATCCGTTGGATGATGTACGCTTCTTTATCCTATGATTATCGAGCGGTGGATGGAAGTACTGCAGCGCAATTCCTGCAGGCGTTTGCCCGAAACTTAGAAACCATGGAGCTGGATTATTAG